From the genome of Leguminivora glycinivorella isolate SPB_JAAS2020 chromosome 26, LegGlyc_1.1, whole genome shotgun sequence, one region includes:
- the LOC125239750 gene encoding zinc finger and BTB domain-containing protein 49-like isoform X4 yields the protein MLILVPRASGVGCLTWDRRVDFIVLDVYLFVMEPLTPCGCCQLRAADKELQAPYTRLGATEVYAHMLRECFGIHVALSSEDSYGICSVCVSRLQDASDFKLQVLRTQAELQAGLQQEAHVKKEELIVESETEYGDVAGDEPVSALVGAAGADPEPAPSVSLRARQQLAMACCVRLARLRDSPRASQPCPAPPPATVQREPRTQPYTCDTCQAHFTHKSRLITHVQNHLSQKDERINRFVKHNEKKPHVCHVCNKEFTRKGSLKTHLVIHSEMKPYACKLCNKRFTQKGSLDIHASTHSGVKPYVCKVCNKGFANKREFDHS from the exons ATGTTAATTTTAGTACCGCGAGCGAGTGGTGTTGGTTGCCTTACGTGGGACCGGcgtgttgattttattgttttgGATGTATATTTGTTCGTGATGGAACCGCTGACCCCGTGTGGCTGCTGCCAGCTGCGCGCCGCGGACAAGGAGCTGCAGGCGCCGTACACCCGGCTCGGCGCGACCGAGGTCTACGCCCACATGCTCCGAGAATGCTTCGGCATTCAC GTGGCACTGAGTAGTGAAGACTCTTATGGGATCTGCTCGGTGTGCGTGAGCCGCCTGCAAGATGCAAGTGACTTCAAGCTGCAAGTGCTGCGTACTCAGGCGGAGCTGCAGGCGGGGCTGCAACAAGAGGCACATGTTAAAA AAGAAGAATTAATAGTGGAGTCGGAAACGGAGTATGGAGATGTGGCCGGTGACGAGCCGGTGTCGG CATTAGTCGGCGCGGCTGGAGCGGACCCGGAGCCGGCGCCGTCAGTGTCCTTGCGCGCCAGACAGCAGCTCGCGATGGCTTGCTGCGTGAGGCTCGCGCGCCTCCGCGACTCCCCGCGCGCGAGCCAGCCgtgccccgcgccgccgcccgccacTGTGCAGCGAGAGCCCCGCACACAACCCTACACCTGCGACACTTGCCAGGCGCACTTCACGCACAAGTCTAGATTAATTACACATGTACAAAACCATTTATCACAAAAAGATGAGCGTATAAATCGCTTCGTTAAACATAATGAAAAGAAACCACATGTATGTCACGTCTGTAACAAGGAGTTTACACGAaaaggaagtttaaaaacacaTTTGGTAATTCACAGTGAAATGAAACCATATGCCTGTAAGCTTTGTAACAAGCGGTTTACACAAAAAGGGAGTTTGGACATTCATGCGAGTACTCACAGTGGAGTGAAGCCATATGTATGTAAGGTTTGTAACAAGGGGTTTGCAAACAAAAGGGAATTTGATCATTCATGA
- the LOC125239750 gene encoding zinc finger protein 205-like isoform X6, which yields MLILVPRASGVGCLTWDRRVDFIVLDVYLFVMEPLTPCGCCQLRAADKELQAPYTRLGATEVYAHMLRECFGIHVALSSEDSYGICSVCVSRLQDASDFKLQVLRTQAELQAGLQQEAHVKKELIVESETEYGDVAGDEPVSALVGAAGADPEPAPSVSLRARQQLAMACCVRLARLRDSPRASQPCPAPPPATVQREPRTQPYTCDTCQAHFTHKSRLITHVQNHLSQKDERINRFVKHNEKKPHVCHVCNKEFTRKGSLKTHLVIHSEMKPYACKLCNKRFTQKGSLDIHASTHSGVKPYVCKVCNKGFANKREFDHS from the exons ATGTTAATTTTAGTACCGCGAGCGAGTGGTGTTGGTTGCCTTACGTGGGACCGGcgtgttgattttattgttttgGATGTATATTTGTTCGTGATGGAACCGCTGACCCCGTGTGGCTGCTGCCAGCTGCGCGCCGCGGACAAGGAGCTGCAGGCGCCGTACACCCGGCTCGGCGCGACCGAGGTCTACGCCCACATGCTCCGAGAATGCTTCGGCATTCAC GTGGCACTGAGTAGTGAAGACTCTTATGGGATCTGCTCGGTGTGCGTGAGCCGCCTGCAAGATGCAAGTGACTTCAAGCTGCAAGTGCTGCGTACTCAGGCGGAGCTGCAGGCGGGGCTGCAACAAGAGGCACATGTTAAAA AAGAATTAATAGTGGAGTCGGAAACGGAGTATGGAGATGTGGCCGGTGACGAGCCGGTGTCGG CATTAGTCGGCGCGGCTGGAGCGGACCCGGAGCCGGCGCCGTCAGTGTCCTTGCGCGCCAGACAGCAGCTCGCGATGGCTTGCTGCGTGAGGCTCGCGCGCCTCCGCGACTCCCCGCGCGCGAGCCAGCCgtgccccgcgccgccgcccgccacTGTGCAGCGAGAGCCCCGCACACAACCCTACACCTGCGACACTTGCCAGGCGCACTTCACGCACAAGTCTAGATTAATTACACATGTACAAAACCATTTATCACAAAAAGATGAGCGTATAAATCGCTTCGTTAAACATAATGAAAAGAAACCACATGTATGTCACGTCTGTAACAAGGAGTTTACACGAaaaggaagtttaaaaacacaTTTGGTAATTCACAGTGAAATGAAACCATATGCCTGTAAGCTTTGTAACAAGCGGTTTACACAAAAAGGGAGTTTGGACATTCATGCGAGTACTCACAGTGGAGTGAAGCCATATGTATGTAAGGTTTGTAACAAGGGGTTTGCAAACAAAAGGGAATTTGATCATTCATGA
- the LOC125239750 gene encoding zinc finger protein 449-like isoform X3, translating to MLILVPRASGVGCLTWDRRVDFIVLDVYLFVMEPLTPCGCCQLRAADKELQAPYTRLGATEVYAHMLRECFGIHVALSSEDSYGICSVCVSRLQDASDFKLQVLRTQAELQAGLQQEAHVKKEELIVESETEYGDVAGDEPVSVALVGAAGADPEPAPSVSLRARQQLAMACCVRLARLRDSPRASQPCPAPPPATVQREPRTQPYTCDTCQAHFTHKSRLITHVQNHLSQKDERINRFVKHNEKKPHVCHVCNKEFTRKGSLKTHLVIHSEMKPYACKLCNKRFTQKGSLDIHASTHSGVKPYVCKVCNKGFANKREFDHS from the exons ATGTTAATTTTAGTACCGCGAGCGAGTGGTGTTGGTTGCCTTACGTGGGACCGGcgtgttgattttattgttttgGATGTATATTTGTTCGTGATGGAACCGCTGACCCCGTGTGGCTGCTGCCAGCTGCGCGCCGCGGACAAGGAGCTGCAGGCGCCGTACACCCGGCTCGGCGCGACCGAGGTCTACGCCCACATGCTCCGAGAATGCTTCGGCATTCAC GTGGCACTGAGTAGTGAAGACTCTTATGGGATCTGCTCGGTGTGCGTGAGCCGCCTGCAAGATGCAAGTGACTTCAAGCTGCAAGTGCTGCGTACTCAGGCGGAGCTGCAGGCGGGGCTGCAACAAGAGGCACATGTTAAAA AAGAAGAATTAATAGTGGAGTCGGAAACGGAGTATGGAGATGTGGCCGGTGACGAGCCGGTGTCGG TAGCATTAGTCGGCGCGGCTGGAGCGGACCCGGAGCCGGCGCCGTCAGTGTCCTTGCGCGCCAGACAGCAGCTCGCGATGGCTTGCTGCGTGAGGCTCGCGCGCCTCCGCGACTCCCCGCGCGCGAGCCAGCCgtgccccgcgccgccgcccgccacTGTGCAGCGAGAGCCCCGCACACAACCCTACACCTGCGACACTTGCCAGGCGCACTTCACGCACAAGTCTAGATTAATTACACATGTACAAAACCATTTATCACAAAAAGATGAGCGTATAAATCGCTTCGTTAAACATAATGAAAAGAAACCACATGTATGTCACGTCTGTAACAAGGAGTTTACACGAaaaggaagtttaaaaacacaTTTGGTAATTCACAGTGAAATGAAACCATATGCCTGTAAGCTTTGTAACAAGCGGTTTACACAAAAAGGGAGTTTGGACATTCATGCGAGTACTCACAGTGGAGTGAAGCCATATGTATGTAAGGTTTGTAACAAGGGGTTTGCAAACAAAAGGGAATTTGATCATTCATGA
- the LOC125239750 gene encoding zinc finger protein 449-like isoform X5 has translation MLILVPRASGVGCLTWDRRVDFIVLDVYLFVMEPLTPCGCCQLRAADKELQAPYTRLGATEVYAHMLRECFGIHVALSSEDSYGICSVCVSRLQDASDFKLQVLRTQAELQAGLQQEAHVKKELIVESETEYGDVAGDEPVSVALVGAAGADPEPAPSVSLRARQQLAMACCVRLARLRDSPRASQPCPAPPPATVQREPRTQPYTCDTCQAHFTHKSRLITHVQNHLSQKDERINRFVKHNEKKPHVCHVCNKEFTRKGSLKTHLVIHSEMKPYACKLCNKRFTQKGSLDIHASTHSGVKPYVCKVCNKGFANKREFDHS, from the exons ATGTTAATTTTAGTACCGCGAGCGAGTGGTGTTGGTTGCCTTACGTGGGACCGGcgtgttgattttattgttttgGATGTATATTTGTTCGTGATGGAACCGCTGACCCCGTGTGGCTGCTGCCAGCTGCGCGCCGCGGACAAGGAGCTGCAGGCGCCGTACACCCGGCTCGGCGCGACCGAGGTCTACGCCCACATGCTCCGAGAATGCTTCGGCATTCAC GTGGCACTGAGTAGTGAAGACTCTTATGGGATCTGCTCGGTGTGCGTGAGCCGCCTGCAAGATGCAAGTGACTTCAAGCTGCAAGTGCTGCGTACTCAGGCGGAGCTGCAGGCGGGGCTGCAACAAGAGGCACATGTTAAAA AAGAATTAATAGTGGAGTCGGAAACGGAGTATGGAGATGTGGCCGGTGACGAGCCGGTGTCGG TAGCATTAGTCGGCGCGGCTGGAGCGGACCCGGAGCCGGCGCCGTCAGTGTCCTTGCGCGCCAGACAGCAGCTCGCGATGGCTTGCTGCGTGAGGCTCGCGCGCCTCCGCGACTCCCCGCGCGCGAGCCAGCCgtgccccgcgccgccgcccgccacTGTGCAGCGAGAGCCCCGCACACAACCCTACACCTGCGACACTTGCCAGGCGCACTTCACGCACAAGTCTAGATTAATTACACATGTACAAAACCATTTATCACAAAAAGATGAGCGTATAAATCGCTTCGTTAAACATAATGAAAAGAAACCACATGTATGTCACGTCTGTAACAAGGAGTTTACACGAaaaggaagtttaaaaacacaTTTGGTAATTCACAGTGAAATGAAACCATATGCCTGTAAGCTTTGTAACAAGCGGTTTACACAAAAAGGGAGTTTGGACATTCATGCGAGTACTCACAGTGGAGTGAAGCCATATGTATGTAAGGTTTGTAACAAGGGGTTTGCAAACAAAAGGGAATTTGATCATTCATGA
- the LOC125239750 gene encoding zinc finger and BTB domain-containing protein 49-like isoform X7 has translation MLILVPRASGVGCLTWDRRVDFIVLDVYLFVMEPLTPCGCCQLRAADKELQAPYTRLGATEVYAHMLRECFGIHVALSSEDSYGICSVCVSRLQDASDFKLQVLRTQAELQAGLQQEAHVKIALVGAAGADPEPAPSVSLRARQQLAMACCVRLARLRDSPRASQPCPAPPPATVQREPRTQPYTCDTCQAHFTHKSRLITHVQNHLSQKDERINRFVKHNEKKPHVCHVCNKEFTRKGSLKTHLVIHSEMKPYACKLCNKRFTQKGSLDIHASTHSGVKPYVCKVCNKGFANKREFDHS, from the exons ATGTTAATTTTAGTACCGCGAGCGAGTGGTGTTGGTTGCCTTACGTGGGACCGGcgtgttgattttattgttttgGATGTATATTTGTTCGTGATGGAACCGCTGACCCCGTGTGGCTGCTGCCAGCTGCGCGCCGCGGACAAGGAGCTGCAGGCGCCGTACACCCGGCTCGGCGCGACCGAGGTCTACGCCCACATGCTCCGAGAATGCTTCGGCATTCAC GTGGCACTGAGTAGTGAAGACTCTTATGGGATCTGCTCGGTGTGCGTGAGCCGCCTGCAAGATGCAAGTGACTTCAAGCTGCAAGTGCTGCGTACTCAGGCGGAGCTGCAGGCGGGGCTGCAACAAGAGGCACATGTTAAAA TAGCATTAGTCGGCGCGGCTGGAGCGGACCCGGAGCCGGCGCCGTCAGTGTCCTTGCGCGCCAGACAGCAGCTCGCGATGGCTTGCTGCGTGAGGCTCGCGCGCCTCCGCGACTCCCCGCGCGCGAGCCAGCCgtgccccgcgccgccgcccgccacTGTGCAGCGAGAGCCCCGCACACAACCCTACACCTGCGACACTTGCCAGGCGCACTTCACGCACAAGTCTAGATTAATTACACATGTACAAAACCATTTATCACAAAAAGATGAGCGTATAAATCGCTTCGTTAAACATAATGAAAAGAAACCACATGTATGTCACGTCTGTAACAAGGAGTTTACACGAaaaggaagtttaaaaacacaTTTGGTAATTCACAGTGAAATGAAACCATATGCCTGTAAGCTTTGTAACAAGCGGTTTACACAAAAAGGGAGTTTGGACATTCATGCGAGTACTCACAGTGGAGTGAAGCCATATGTATGTAAGGTTTGTAACAAGGGGTTTGCAAACAAAAGGGAATTTGATCATTCATGA
- the LOC125239752 gene encoding uncharacterized protein LOC125239752, producing the protein MAWRTAIDGSQDVSLALRVMQRRNPKLRTDEWKVVDTVMSELNTRRIVLMDQVSADVIREAGYVLHSGLDTSHFKLLETGKEREHEEAGVEPGADGGEGDSVADEAAGAAGAATGEAPERDAPPGAPAEVARDRSEAGEVVLVGESFAGLRWTRESSPILSVAGSEDLRGLEELYLEGTTSPMSCDNTVQEAAADLSTAKH; encoded by the coding sequence ATGGCCTGGCGTACGGCGATCGATGGCAGCCAGGACGTGTCGCTGGCTCTGCGGGTGATGCAGAGGCGCAACCCTAAACTCCGCACCGACGAGTGGAAGGTGGTCGACACCGTGATGTCGGAGCTGAACACCAGGCGCATCGTTCTGATGGACCAGGTGTCAGCTGACGTCATCAGGGAGGCCGGCTACGTTCTTCACTCGGGGCTCGACACCAGCCACTTCAAGCTCCTGGAGACGGGGAAGGAGCGTGAGCATGAAGAGGCTGGGGTGGAGCCCGGCGCGGACGGGGGGGAGGGGGACTCGGTGGCCGATGAGGCTGCGGGCGCCGCGGGGGCGGCGACGGGGGAGGCCCCGGAGCGGGACGCGCCGCCTGGCGCTCCTGCGGAGGTGGCTCGGGACCGGTCAGAAGCGGGGGAAGTGGTGCTAGTCGGGGAGAGTTTCGCCGGGCTGCGCTGGACCCGAGAGTCGTCACCGATCCTATCGGTGGCGGGCTCGGAGGACCTGCGCGGTCTGGAGGAACTCTACCTGGAGGGCACCACTTCGCCCATGTCCTGCGACAACACGGTCCAGGAGGCGGCCGCTGATCTCAGCACCGCCAAACACTAA